The proteins below are encoded in one region of Verrucomicrobiia bacterium:
- a CDS encoding chemotaxis protein CheW: MLFLLFQIGTDRYAIEAQRVVEVIPMVSLKPIPRAARGIAGLFNYRGQAVPALDLSELTTGQPATERLSTRILIVRTRASAEPTPLLGLIAEHATTVLRKEPSDFIQPGLPPGSVPYLGPILMDEHGVIQWIQEQKLLPEELQRLLFAPAAAATNAPN; this comes from the coding sequence ATGTTATTCCTGCTGTTCCAAATTGGGACGGACCGTTACGCCATTGAGGCGCAACGTGTGGTCGAGGTGATTCCGATGGTCAGCTTGAAGCCCATTCCGCGGGCCGCGCGCGGCATCGCCGGCCTCTTCAACTACCGCGGCCAGGCCGTGCCGGCCCTGGACCTGTCAGAACTGACCACCGGCCAGCCGGCCACCGAACGCCTGAGCACGCGCATTCTGATTGTGCGCACCCGCGCCAGCGCCGAACCAACCCCGCTGCTGGGGCTCATTGCCGAACATGCGACTACGGTGCTGCGCAAGGAACCGTCTGATTTCATCCAGCCCGGGCTGCCGCCCGGTTCAGTGCCGTATCTGGGACCGATTCTGATGGATGAACACGGCGTCATTCAGTGGATTCAGGAGCAGAAATTGCTGCCTGAGGAACTGCAACGGCTGTTGTTTGCCCCGGCAGCCGCCGCGACAAATGCACCGAATTGA
- a CDS encoding chemotaxis protein CheW, with the protein MTERSETELPLTTSTATPGLPVSVDDCWSRIGVRGDGSCPELAKHTHCRNCPVYAQAGALLLERALTPGYRQEWAAHFARPKFTVSPGTLSVVLFRIGPEWLALPTVVFQEVAEQRRLHSMPHRRKTSLLGLVNVRGELLLCVSLARVLGLAHTPAPNHGQLAYQRLLVTSWESQRLVIPVDEVHGIERFEADQLREPPATLSKSGTSYTKGVLTWHGRLVIYLDSALLFPALNQSLA; encoded by the coding sequence GTGACTGAACGCTCCGAAACCGAACTGCCGCTGACGACGTCCACCGCGACGCCGGGCCTGCCGGTCAGCGTGGACGATTGCTGGAGCCGGATCGGCGTGCGCGGCGACGGCTCGTGTCCGGAACTGGCGAAACACACGCATTGCCGCAATTGCCCGGTGTATGCGCAGGCGGGCGCCCTGCTGCTCGAACGAGCCCTCACGCCGGGCTACCGGCAGGAATGGGCCGCGCATTTTGCCCGGCCCAAATTCACGGTCAGCCCGGGCACCCTCTCGGTCGTGTTGTTCCGCATCGGTCCGGAATGGCTCGCGCTCCCGACGGTGGTGTTTCAGGAGGTCGCCGAACAACGCCGGCTCCACTCCATGCCGCACCGGCGGAAAACGTCGCTGCTCGGCCTCGTGAATGTGCGGGGCGAACTGCTGTTGTGCGTTTCGCTGGCGCGCGTGCTCGGGCTCGCCCACACCCCTGCGCCCAACCACGGGCAACTGGCGTATCAACGGCTGCTGGTGACCAGTTGGGAGTCGCAGCGGCTCGTGATTCCCGTCGATGAGGTGCATGGCATCGAGCGCTTCGAGGCCGACCAGTTGCGCGAACCGCCCGCCACCCTGTCCAAGTCCGGCACCAGCTACACCAAGGGCGTGCTCACGTGGCACGGGCGCCTCGTAATTTACCTCGACTCCGCCCTGCTCTTCCCGGCGCTCAACCAAAGTCTGGCATGA
- a CDS encoding CheR family methyltransferase encodes MHRIEQRLRESMGLDAESIGSSSLQRIVRLRMQAAAVASVAEYEHLLHTSAQEWNQLVEAVVVTETWFFRDRQAFGALTGMIQTDWLPAHPTGRVNILSLPCSSGEEPYSIVMALLDAGIAPHRFAVSGVDLSERMLQKAMAGLYGRNSFRGQDVKFRDRHFLPEGDGYRVKPNIRDNVIFQQANLLGDTFTLNNLRFDYIFCRNLLIYFDRATQRQAFTRLEKLLAPGGTLFVGPAEVPLALENHFTTVNLPMAFACRRTDEHQTQRPRPTTARHDRHGIHHKPAGFKPAPAAPPVPAPPRPAPATAASLDSARELADSGQLAEAERLCHLHLERHGGSVQAFYLLGVIHDAKGSPTAREFYRKALYLDPNHYESLLQMALLAEKEGRTGVARNLRRRAQRLQLET; translated from the coding sequence ATGCACCGAATTGAACAACGCCTGCGGGAAAGCATGGGGTTGGACGCCGAGTCCATCGGCAGTTCCTCGCTCCAGCGCATTGTCCGTCTCCGCATGCAGGCCGCGGCCGTCGCGTCGGTGGCGGAATACGAACATCTGTTGCACACCTCCGCGCAGGAGTGGAATCAACTGGTGGAGGCGGTCGTCGTTACGGAAACCTGGTTCTTCCGCGATCGGCAGGCCTTCGGCGCGCTGACCGGCATGATCCAAACCGACTGGCTGCCGGCCCACCCGACCGGGCGCGTCAACATCCTCAGCCTGCCCTGCTCATCCGGCGAGGAACCGTATTCCATCGTCATGGCCCTGCTCGACGCAGGCATCGCCCCCCACCGGTTTGCCGTGAGCGGCGTGGATCTCAGCGAGCGCATGCTGCAAAAGGCCATGGCCGGGCTTTACGGGCGCAATTCCTTCCGCGGGCAGGATGTGAAGTTTCGCGACCGCCATTTCCTCCCCGAAGGCGACGGTTACCGGGTGAAGCCCAACATCCGCGACAACGTGATTTTCCAGCAGGCCAACCTGCTGGGCGACACATTCACGCTGAACAACCTGCGCTTTGACTACATTTTCTGCCGCAACCTGCTGATCTATTTTGATCGTGCCACGCAGCGGCAGGCCTTCACCCGGCTGGAGAAACTGCTGGCACCGGGCGGAACCCTGTTCGTCGGTCCCGCCGAAGTGCCGCTCGCACTGGAAAACCATTTCACCACCGTCAACCTCCCGATGGCCTTCGCCTGCCGCCGGACGGACGAACACCAGACCCAACGGCCGCGCCCGACGACCGCGCGGCATGACCGTCACGGCATCCATCACAAGCCGGCCGGCTTCAAGCCTGCGCCCGCCGCGCCGCCGGTGCCCGCGCCGCCCCGGCCGGCGCCGGCCACGGCCGCCAGTCTGGATTCCGCGCGCGAACTGGCCGATTCGGGCCAGCTGGCCGAAGCCGAACGGCTGTGCCACCTGCACCTCGAACGGCATGGCGGTTCCGTGCAGGCCTTCTACCTGCTCGGCGTGATTCACGACGCCAAGGGCAGCCCGACCGCCCGGGAATTTTATCGCAAGGCGCTGTATCTGGACCCGAACCACTACGAGTCGCTCCTGCAAATGGCGCTGCTCGCGGAGAAGGAAGGCCGGACGGGCGTGGCGCGCAACCTGCGCCGCCGGGCCCAGCGCCTGCAACTCGAAACCTGA
- a CDS encoding hybrid sensor histidine kinase/response regulator, translated as MNKRASEDLSNFSMFDLFRVEAESQCATLTEGLLQIERGDASPVILENLMRAAHSIKGAARIINVAVGVRVAHAMEDCFVAAQRGALTLGRAHIDRLLKGVDLLSQLAMTDEPRLATWEQSHAAEVQQFLSDLSAAATATPPAPREEPAALPPAPPAVPPAAPPPSAALPSPPPPPPQPPEPAPPAPDVVEAEAVAGTPKQAGNHERVLRLNAENLNRLLGLAGESLVEARWIRPFTDSMTRLKRMQTDLFEVIEELRESLADQPLPDRAAEKLHTALQRATECRSFLGDRLLDLDMFDRRCVNLTHRLYLEALRTRMRPFADGVSHFPRMVRDIARSLNKEVRLEITGANTQVDRDILDRLEAPLGHLLRNAVDHGCEPPEVRRRAGKPDECVIRLEARHAAGMLLITVSDDGGGIATERVRDIVVNRKLLPPGAASRLTEAELLQFLFLPGFTLKDAVTEISGRGVGLDVVHNMVRGVRGNIRVYTEPGRGTRFMLQLPITLSVLRTLLVEVAGEPYALPLSQIVRTRHLRRDQVESIEGHLTFRFNDEAIGLLSAQQVLDCGERPTLPAEIPVIILGERKSRYGLVVDKFLGERELVVQPLDPRLGKVKDISAAALMEDGSPVLIIDVDDLVRSVEKLISSGRLAGVPQQALMSTQTRRKHVLVVDDSLTVRELERKLLSGRGYAVEVAVDGADGWNAVRAGTYDLVISDVDMPRMDGIELTELIKKDPQLQSIPVMIVSYKDREEDRLRGLQAGADYYLTKGSFHDETLLHAVTDLIGEPEE; from the coding sequence ATGAACAAGCGCGCCTCAGAGGACTTGAGCAACTTCTCGATGTTCGACCTGTTCCGGGTCGAGGCCGAATCCCAGTGCGCCACGCTGACCGAGGGGCTGTTGCAAATCGAGCGCGGCGACGCCTCGCCGGTCATTTTGGAAAACCTCATGCGCGCCGCCCATTCCATCAAGGGCGCCGCCCGCATCATCAACGTCGCCGTCGGCGTGCGCGTGGCCCATGCGATGGAAGACTGCTTCGTGGCGGCCCAGCGCGGCGCCCTGACCCTCGGCCGCGCGCACATCGACCGGCTGCTGAAGGGCGTGGATTTGCTGTCCCAGCTTGCGATGACGGATGAACCACGGCTGGCGACCTGGGAGCAAAGCCATGCCGCCGAAGTGCAGCAATTCTTGTCCGACCTCAGCGCCGCCGCCACTGCCACCCCACCGGCCCCGCGCGAAGAACCGGCCGCACTGCCTCCCGCTCCTCCGGCGGTCCCGCCGGCCGCACCGCCACCTTCGGCAGCCCTGCCCAGCCCGCCACCACCACCTCCCCAACCACCGGAGCCCGCACCGCCGGCACCGGACGTGGTGGAGGCGGAAGCCGTCGCGGGCACGCCGAAACAGGCGGGCAATCACGAGCGCGTGCTGCGGTTGAACGCCGAGAACCTGAACCGCCTGCTGGGCCTGGCCGGGGAGTCATTGGTGGAGGCCCGCTGGATTCGTCCCTTCACCGATTCCATGACGCGGCTGAAGCGGATGCAGACGGATTTGTTCGAAGTCATCGAAGAGCTGCGGGAATCGCTGGCCGACCAGCCGCTGCCCGATCGCGCGGCCGAGAAGCTTCACACGGCACTCCAGCGCGCCACCGAATGTCGCAGCTTTCTCGGCGACCGGCTGCTGGACCTGGACATGTTCGACCGCCGGTGCGTGAACCTGACCCATCGTTTGTATCTGGAGGCGTTGCGCACCCGCATGCGGCCGTTCGCGGACGGCGTCAGCCATTTTCCGCGCATGGTGCGGGACATCGCGCGCAGTTTGAACAAGGAGGTCCGCCTCGAAATCACCGGCGCGAACACCCAGGTGGACCGCGACATTCTCGACCGGCTTGAAGCGCCGCTGGGCCATCTGTTGCGCAACGCCGTGGACCACGGTTGCGAACCGCCCGAAGTCCGCCGCCGCGCGGGCAAGCCGGACGAATGCGTCATCCGCCTCGAAGCGCGCCACGCCGCCGGCATGTTGTTGATCACCGTAAGCGACGACGGCGGCGGCATCGCCACGGAACGCGTCCGCGACATCGTGGTGAACCGCAAGCTGCTGCCCCCGGGCGCCGCCAGCCGCCTGACGGAGGCGGAGCTGCTGCAGTTCCTCTTCCTCCCCGGCTTCACGTTGAAGGATGCCGTGACCGAGATCTCCGGGCGCGGCGTCGGGCTGGATGTCGTGCACAACATGGTGCGGGGCGTGCGCGGCAACATCCGCGTTTACACCGAGCCGGGCCGCGGCACGCGGTTCATGCTCCAGCTCCCCATCACGCTGTCCGTCTTGCGGACGCTGCTGGTGGAGGTGGCGGGCGAACCCTACGCGCTGCCGTTGTCGCAGATCGTGCGGACGCGCCACCTGCGCCGCGACCAGGTTGAAAGCATCGAGGGGCACCTCACCTTCCGCTTCAACGACGAGGCCATCGGGCTGTTGTCCGCCCAGCAGGTGCTCGATTGCGGCGAACGCCCGACGCTGCCGGCGGAAATTCCGGTCATCATCCTCGGCGAACGCAAGAGCCGTTACGGCTTGGTGGTGGACAAGTTTCTGGGCGAACGCGAGCTGGTCGTCCAGCCCCTCGATCCGCGCCTCGGCAAGGTGAAGGACATCAGCGCCGCCGCGCTCATGGAGGATGGTTCGCCCGTGTTGATCATTGACGTGGATGATCTCGTCCGCTCGGTGGAGAAGTTGATTTCCTCCGGCCGGCTGGCCGGCGTGCCGCAGCAGGCCCTGATGTCCACTCAAACCCGCCGCAAACACGTCCTCGTGGTGGACGACTCGCTGACCGTCCGCGAGCTGGAGCGCAAGCTCCTGTCGGGCCGCGGTTATGCGGTCGAGGTGGCCGTGGACGGCGCCGACGGTTGGAACGCCGTCCGCGCCGGCACCTACGACCTGGTGATTTCGGACGTGGACATGCCCCGCATGGACGGCATCGAACTGACGGAACTCATCAAAAAGGATCCGCAATTGCAGTCCATCCCCGTAATGATCGTGTCCTACAAGGATCGCGAGGAGGACCGCCTCCGCGGCTTGCAGGCCGGCGCGGACTATTATCTGACGAAGGGCAGTTTCCACGATGAAACCTTGTTGCACGCCGTGACCGACCTGATCGGCGAACCCGAAGAATGA